Sequence from the Phalacrocorax carbo chromosome 8, bPhaCar2.1, whole genome shotgun sequence genome:
ATGTGTTCCTGAAATAGAACATGTTAAAGGAAAACGCTGGTGAATGTGATGTTGCTAAATTAGTTTGACCGTCCGTAAAATGAATTACgaagaaaaagatgttttataaTAAGGTGCTTCAAATTAGTTATTCCACTGTATGCCAGCAGTGACAATTCAGAAGTATGTTATACAGCTCTCGACGGGTGACTGTTTCCCACCTCAGTGCTGgggtttgctggttttcttgttCCCTGTGCTCTGAGTTTTGACTTAGTGGCATATTTCTTTGTAAGATTTAGAATTACTTCCAAAGCTCACCTCATTGTGTGTGTGATTACACAACTTATTTACTGCGTTCGTATAGAATTAAATTGCATTCATTGTcattctttttgaaataaatcagGTTTTTAGTGTACCCTTTTAAGTCACTTTCTTACAGGATTAAAGCATACAACTTCTGAAGTACAGATCACTGGCCTAAATTAGCAAGACCAGTCCTgagatttatttaaatttctgctAACCTGTTTGCTGGTTGCACTGTCTGCCGCTGAGGCTTTGTAAGGaattggtttgggttttggttatAATTAGTATGGAAGACTTTGAATAAGCTGTAGACTGGCACATTGtatggttttttaattatttgattGAGTAGCATTTATACGTGATGGAGGCTTGCCATAGTACCCTGATAGGAAGCTTTAGAGTGCAAATTAAGCTGAGAGGACACAGTCATAAAATTTCATATTTGACAAAGAGCTCGTATCCCTGCAATGTCATTCTTCAGGTGTCTTTCTGGCAGCCGTATCTTTCCCCTTTGGAATGCTGATGTCCTGCATTTCTACATATTAGAGGAAAGCGCTCTGATAAAACTTTGGTGTTACTGAAGATAAAGCTAggaagtattttattaataaagattGCTCAGAATCTTGAATCAGTTGGAGCATTCTTGCCTCTACCACCCAGTTAGCTTGAGAGGCCTGGGGCTGGATTCTCCCCAGTAATTACCTCCATTCCTCTACAGAAAGAGCAGTGTCTGTAAAAATGAGTGGCTATTTCAGTGCTGCCCCATGGCCTGAAAATGAAACCCGCTTGCACCCCCGATGGCCTCCACTTCTCCGTGGCCAGGGGTGCCTTTGCCATTAcccttctctctggtgaccaacgccagggccgagggaacggcagggagatgtgccaggggagggtgaggctgggcgttaggggaaggtccttccccccgagggtggtggagccctggaacaggctccccagggagaggcatcgcagcaccagcctggcgatattccagaagcacttggacacggccctcagagccacggtgtgaatttggggtgtcctgtgcagggacgggagctgggctcggtgagccttgcgggtcccttccagctgaggGCATTCCATGAGTCTCTGGTTACCACCCGCCGCACTAGAAGGCTGGTGCGGGGCGGGCGCGcgtccctccctgcctccctcacGCCCGCCCGCCATTTTcccccccgctccgctccggCCACGCGCTTTCCCCTTCGCAGACCGGGCCGCGTGGAGCCGGGCGGCGGCTCCTCCCGCTGCcgaggcggggccgggcccggggtcATggccgtgccgggcggtggGGCCGGCCTGCGGCGGGCGCTGCTGGgagcgcggcgggcggcgggcgcggcgcggcggggagcCGCCGGCGGGAACCGCGCCGCCATGGTgaggggcgcggcggggcccggtCCTGCGGGACGCGgcgcgggggggagggggggggacgcgggcgggacggggcgggtTCAACCCACCGCACGGCTTAAGCCCGGTATCATGTCCGTGTGTCGCGGGTCAGGTGCAGCCCCTCGTCTGCCAGGTCAGCTTTTGCCCGTGGGTGCCCACGCTGTGCCCTTCTCCCTTTCTGGGGGCGCCCGTGGCGTGGTGCCGCGGGTGCGTGACCGTGACAGACCGCGGCATCTCCCGCCTTcgctttttccttttacaaacgcgttcctgctgctttcttttacatttctgaATATAGTCGTGACGCGTTGGAGGGGCTAAATACGCACCTGGCCTTTGCAACCTCTTCCTAAGCAAAACGCTGCGGCCGGTGCGCTCCAGGGCATGCATCAAAGCTCCgtatttctattaaaaactcTTATGATCTTATTTCAAGTCACGCCTGCGCGTGCAGGCGAGGCCTCAGGAAGGTAACTGCAACGTCCCTAAAACCAACAGAGAACgtctctgctgccagctggaggaacGGACTTTGTGCTGCCTCCAGGTCACAGTCCTGGACTTTGctgtctcaaaaaaacccacccccatgatttctttttttgtaaagtaACCTACTAATTTCATCTCTCaacagataaaataataaattgcaaGACAGCCATTAGCTTTGGCAACTTTTGTGtatgcttggaaaaaagaagaatgtaaGACATTCATGCCTGCAGCTGCGGTTATAGCAACAACAAATCCAATCTTTATATTTTTGCAAGTCCAAAGTTGAGTTGGAAGCATAAAGAGCCTACGTTATTTCATTGTAGGACCTGTAAAACCCATCTCTTGGACTGGATGTATCCAACTGAACACAAGCGGTGGCACTGATGCTGTTAGATCGGTTTACActgtttgggtggttttttgtcCCTTACTATGGGTGAAAACGTTGCTCCTTGGCCGTCCTACATCTTGCAGCCTTGCTCAGGTCGCTCTAATCGCCTTAATTCCTGCTCTGCTCGGGCTCACAGCCCCATCTGGTGGCACAGGGGCTCCTGCCGCTCTCTGtagcagagctgccagcaccGACTCTCAaatcaaaggcaaaaaatacCCCGAGCTGCTGAGCTGGCGGTGGGTACTCGCAGACCTCTGAAGTCTTAGTGGAGATCTGGAGCAAAATTGCTCAGCCCCTTTCTGGAAGTTCTCACAAAACTGCTTTGTCTGCATGCCCTTACTCTCTGCTTCTAGGAAAAATACCAGACCTCTTCCAAACGCCCCATAGAGCTTTCCTCTCTCCGGGTCTGGCTCCAACCTCACACACGGTTCAGGCACTGATTCAGATATTGAAGCAGAGGGTGTAATCTGTTATCTGTGCCCCCAGTCCCAGAAGGACTCCTTTTGCTTAAAATGAGACATTTCAATAAGTGCTGTGCAGAATCTAGTGCTTACACCAGTAACCTGTAACGTCTTGTAATTGTGTCTGTattgtcaggtttttttcttttaattgttaGTTAAAAAGCTCTTTGTTGCTTGCTATCTTTAAATCTATTCCTGCTTTCTTAGGAATAGCAGTATACAGGTTATGTAGAATGCAGTCTCCTATTTTGCTTCTGGCTTTTAAGTTACAGAAATTAACCTGATGCCTCTTTTAGCCTTGTAATTGTACATTTAGCATGTAAtgtaaataatcttttatttatacatatagGATTATACATCTAAGAATGGAATGTTTGAAAATTAAGTCAATTGTTACAGCATGTGGGTGATCCAGAGGCACGAGGGATGGGTACAGGTATGCTGGTGGCGGTGTTCCTTCCCATGAAAGAGCCTGTCGCTCTTCGCTGGTTTTGTACAAAAGCATTTGGCTGAACTTAATTGACCGAACAGAAATGGTGTTTCCTGGCTGTTTTAAGTTATGCTGGTCTGTGAAATTATAAAGAATAAGAAACTGTACGGTGGATTTTCCACCTCTACCTTTCTATAATACATAACCACAATTCCATCATGTGGTTTTCTTATGGTTGTACAAAAGAGAACCTCAGCCTCATTCGTGTcgtgtttgtgtttttttattcCTCAACAGTCTTCGCAGTCTCACTGGTTGACAGCAGAGGAGAGGAACCAAGTTTTGCTTGATCTCAAAGCTTCAGGCTGGTCTGAGTCAGGCGAAAGAGATGCCATCTACAAAGAGTTcaatttcaaaaattttaatCAGGTAATTATTGTTATATATCACTTTTAATATAAAGGAAATGTAATTGCTTTAATTTCCGTACAATCCTGATGGGAACATAGCTATATTCAGAAATTTGGGAATATCCCTGTGGGACCAAACCCTCTTGGATTTGCCTCAATGGATTGCTCTCTGATTCTGATCTCATTAGGTGgagtaaattaattttgttttgtagttgTTAAGTAGATTTGTTCTAATACTACAATTTCTTGATTATAATGTTGGGGTCAAGGTCAGGGTCAGTACAATGGGATtagagaaataatatttaatcctgattttttttcctttactagCACTTGTAAATGAATGCTGGAAATAATGTAACTCATGGACAGTGGGGTTCATTTTTGTCAGGGGAAATTCTTGAGAAAAATGGGTAAATGTAAGAACAGAAGCTTTTGGCAAATAAGGTGGGGAAAATATGATACGTTTTGCCTTCTAAGCAAGAAAACGGAGTTCTAGATGATTCTTGAATGAATCATAGTATCTGATCTCACAGTGTCTTTGGCATGGCCGAACTGCTGGTTAGCCCtcgttgggttttttttagagtCAGGATCCTGAGCAACGTCTCAAACTCACAAGAACATATCTTGGATGTCAGATACAAACTTGCTTTAGAAATACCGAATTTGTCTTGAGAACTGTGGTCAGCTACATTCCCCTGAAAAATTGCCTTCTGAGGAATTGTGACATTGCTTAGGAAAAAGTCACGTTCCAAGAGCATGTGTTTCCCTTCTGGtttatttctgaaggaaaggTGAGCGCTTTCTTGGTGGGAGAGGAAACCCAGGGTTTTGTTTGGGCGATGGCTCTCGCTGAGCTGGTTCTTTTCCTCACTACAGGAGGGACGCAGCGAGCCAGGCTTCAGGAGGTCATGGGCTTGTTGGTGTGTGTAGGGACCGGGAGCTGTACTGTGAGCTGTTTATTTACATGGCTGTGCCTAAACTCAGACCAAGGTTTTTAGGAAATCACAGTGAGCTAGATAAACAACAATTTGTAACACTGactatttttctgctgtttcagacAGCAGTTGTCATGGTAAGGAAAGCCCAGGTGGTAGAGAGGAGGTGGGTGAGGTGCTCCCGGCCCCTCTGAGCTGggtgaaagcaaaagagaaaacaactgcagaaaaaCCCAGCTCACGAGCAGGACTGTGCTAGTCCAGGGAGCACGTCTGGAGCCCcgaatacattttttttcctggattgcATTTCAAACCTGAGCATTAATACAGAACAAATAGAACCATATCATATAATTCAGAGGACAACGGAAGTGGGAAACCCATGAGAGGGAGCTCACCTGAAACCTTGGTGAGAGGTGCAGGCAGCTCGGAGCTGGAGCAACCAGGAGAGACCAGCATGTTTGACACCAATGAGCTAGAAGTGACCCTTGGAAGGGTTGAGAGTTTCAGCCTTTGTGCTTGATGAAATGGCATTGATGAAATGGCATCTCTGCCGGGGCATGGTCAAAGTCTTTGTTGGTACAGCACAAccagaaattactttctttttcaccAAAGTTAATTAAAGAGTGGTTTTGCACACTGTCAATAAATAAGTCAGTTTGATCAGATGGACTTAGGCAGTGTGTCAACAGACAGGTCAAGAGACAAATCAGTGTGCTGCACCAGCAGATAGCCAGAAAACCCATTGCTCTGGCAAAAGTTTAcaaagttgtggtttttttactgtGTAAATTTATCTTACAACATAGGTAGATATCCATGTCTTCCCAATTTGAAGACTGATGAAGCACTTACCAGTACAGAAAGTTGAGTATAATTAAATATGCTCGTTAGTAGATGATGAAGTATACATTTATACTTCTAGTACATGTCATCTTAGAAAgggtactaaaaaaaaaaggccactTGAATTGTTTGGGAGATATGGGGACAGTCTCTCTCATTCTTGGTTGCCATTCATGGATGTTGGGTAGGGCAGGAACAAGAGCGGACGTTGGGAATCAGCTTCAAAAGTGAGCTTTCTGTGCCCAGCTGGGAGAACAAGCTGGGCAGGTGGGTCCTCTGCGCAGCTCTGGTTGGATCAAGGGTATATGCGAATATCTGAGGGCAGAATTTCACCTGCTGATTTGTAGGAATGGGCTGCAGTGACCCTGTTTGCAGTTGTGGAGAGCAGAAGCTGTTCCTGTTATCGTAGTCCAGGAAGGGGCTCAAAGTGCAGATCCCAAGGGGGTGTTCAGTGCTGGTGTTAGAGAACAAGTATTCACCTTTTGATAAGTTGAAGATGAAAGTTAATTAGTATTAAGGACGTATGCTTATTGATGCTTATGCTTATATTACTATTATGTTACTATTAGTAAATACTGCATTTATTAAGACCTAGGGAACAAATGACAAAAGCAGAGCTATACCTGCATTGTACTTTGGGAGAATTTAGTCCTGCAATGAAAAAAGTTGAACTTGTAGGTACAACTCCTTTCATTTCACGTAATAAATACTCTGTTTACATTATTTAAAGTGTGAGTATTTAGTAAAAGTCAGAGCACTGAGAAGTATCGTTTCCTCAGTGATCTTCCTGCTGCCCTATTACAGATGGTGTAAAATCAGGtgtgtaaaacaaaataaaaaacgcAAGTAGTTGAGCTGACATGAAAGGTATTTCAGATTTATGTTTTGCAGATGATATTGGTATGATTAATGTatttattgctcttttttttattgcttctcGCAGATAATGTTCATGATGCATGGAAAATTCTGTGGCTTTAAAATCTATGCCAGGTTTACAAAGTCTGTGTATGTCAACAGATGTTAAGAATATAAACACAACTTTTATTATGAAGTCGTGCAAATGTGTAGACATGAGCTTGGTTTATGTATATTATTTTCAGCATGAGAATGAAATGAAACTTCTGTGAAACGAGTTATTTAGATTCCTGAAGCTTTCAGGCTGAGATTAGCTCACTTAAAAGCGATCAGCAATGGGCTGCCTTTGTAAGGCTGACAAGCTAATGACACTTCTGGCTTATGGAATTAGTTTGTAACCCAGAACTTGAAAATGCTGGTGCTATTTGTTAGTCTGAAGATACATTTTCATGAAAATGGGCTTTGGAGGTACAGTTCTCTGAAACAAACTGGAAACCAGCCTGGGGTCCCAGCCGGAAGCCCTTTGTTAGTTATGTTGCTGTGGATGCCCACCACGCACTGGTCCCAGCATCCTGGACTGGGCAGTGTTGGTGCTGGGTGGTGGTTGCTGCTCTGTGTTCCCGTTGCCTTTAGTGTGAGACAAGCTTCTGATGGGTGGATGTTCTGAATCTTGTATGAAGTATGAAATACACCAatggtgggagaaaaaaatgcaaatgcaactCAACTGCTTTGTCTGGAAGAGCTGTGCTGATCACACCAATGCATCCATCCCTCCTTACCTGCGCCTTGCGGTTGCCACATGTTATCACTGCTGTTGAACAGCAGGTATTTAAAATCAGAGTGTTTTACTTCCAGAACCCTCGCTTGGGTGTGCTTGCTCAAGAGCCCTGTGGTTGAGTTGCGTTCCCTGGGGAGCATGTGCTTGGCAGAAACCTCTGACCATGAGAAAGGTCTCGGAGAGCAGGTGGGCTCGGACCGCTCCACAGCAACTCTCGAGCCCTGCCACGTGTCTTGGTGCTGGTGTGCCTCCATAAACCTCACAGCCACGTCAGGGACCTTGCAGCTAGCAAGGCTTTTGGGTGACTGTGTAGCATCAAGAAGGCACACTCTTGTCCGTTCATGTCTTTGTGCTACTGAAACAAAACGTTTCTCTTCCAGCTGTGGAGCAAGCCCTCTGCTTCCACTCTGCTTAAGCAAAATTCAGAATCAGGGTAGAGAGTCAATTTATGCCTCCAGACCATGCCAGTAACTTGTCCCAATTATCATTCTCCAAACTCAgaaaagaagctgcagaaacaCTGGGATTATTGCTAGAAGCTGGTCATagagggagggaagggttgCTGAGGACCTGGATGTCCTGGCCTGTATCTCAGGAATTTCCTGGGCTTTTCTCGGCATTTCAGGTCAGTACATCTCGGGAGGGGTGATCCTGCAAAGTGAATTTCCCCCAGGTTTGTCTCAAGCTGGGCAGGCAGTGGGCAGCTGCGGAGGGCTCTGGGTGATGGGTGCTGAGCGCTGGGTTTAGGTCCTTTACCCAGCTGCTCATTTTCGCTAAATTTGCAGGAACGCCTTAACTTTGAGACTTCCATGTCTCTTGTCAAAGTTGGTTGGATTTGACCAGAGGGTTTAAGGGGCAACTGCCTGTGTGATTGCATTTCCTTAGGTAATCATGCAAAGGCAAAAAATGCAGTTAGGAAATTACAAAGGTGGGCATGTTTGCTGATGGTCAGGTTCAGCATTTACAGCTGCTTTCTTTTATAGGGTAAGTTTTTAAttaaggtgtttttttaaaaaaaaaattcatgtagGAACCCTCCATAAGAGCTCTAACGTCATTTTATAAAATGACAGGAAATCAAATGTTCTAAGAGtctttaaagctattttaaatgtattttttattttggggctACAGGACACAGGTGAAAGATGAGCCTGAGCAGAGGGGACAGTAAGGAAACACTTTACAGGGTGGTGCATAGAAGGGTAGAAGCACATGTGTTTCATTGCAGTTGTGGATTCTGGGTTTTTGAGAACTTAAAGCTGTGCAAAAAATCTAGAATAGTTAAATAAATTGTTATTCtcactttgcatttcctttccaAATTTTCTAGCTCTCTTGCTTGAagtccaggaaaagaaaatcagacagAGCATGTTACGgtagatgccttttttttccccctctcattGAAATgtcagttattttccttttgctgtagGGAGACATGCTCAGATTTGCCCCTTTAAATTGATCATCCTTGTTGTAATATCACAATTACACATCGGAATGAATTTGGTGGGATATGCACTGAATActctttatttgttttgatgGTGGTACTTGGTGCCAGTCCCTGTAATGTAATCTGCGTCGATACTCCCTTTCTCTACTCCCAGCGCGTTGCTTTGTCTTCTGCGTTGATCAAAGATtggaaaatttgtttttatatacataGGCAGTGTATTTCATTGCAGCTTTATGTACTTAATCTTTTGGCTGTTTGGCTGAAATACGTCCACGCCTTTTACGTATTGAAAACATAATATCCTTTAACCTACAATCTGCAGAGCTAAAATGAattttatgttaaatatttgGTTGTGGACCACATCTCCAGCTTTTTATATGCCACAGTggtcttgtgggtttttttcttctccattgtCTGATAGTGAGGTCATTTTCAGTCCTCTGAGAAATTTTATTCCCAACCAGATGCGGGCCATATATTAAAAGTAGCACCTGTGGCTAATATCACAGCAGCTTACCATAAATTTACATGGTAACTAGGATTATATCTGTCAAGACTGTTAAAAAATGTCTAGctttaatttgatttccagtATTGAAGGAGCTCTCCAACATTTTGCTTCataactatattttaaaagttaaaatcaCTCCATTGTTAAGTTTTATAGCACTCCCAGTGCCCATTAAGTTGATTTGTTAAATGGGGGTCAGAATAAAGCAAGTTGGCTACAGGAGGATCGGAAACCAACCCATTTGTGACAAATTTAGTCCTTGCGTGTGAATCTTCTCAGAGCCTGGGGACTGATTGGATTCAGGTGCAGCTTATGTCAGTTGtgtttaacctcaaagcctGAGCAACCTCAGCCCCTGACTGTCACTTGTGCTAATCAAAAGACGAACCTCTCTTCCTTCGTTAGCAGGGGAATTGCTATTTTTAATGTAGTATCGGTCCACTTGCT
This genomic interval carries:
- the PCBD2 gene encoding pterin-4-alpha-carbinolamine dehydratase 2 isoform X1 — encoded protein: MAVPGGGAGLRRALLGARRAAGAARRGAAGGNRAAMSSQSHWLTAEERNQVLLDLKASGWSESGERDAIYKEFNFKNFNQAFGFMTRVALQAEKMNHHPEWFNVYSKVQITLISHDCGGLTKRDVKLAQFIDKAAASV